From Sebaldella sp. S0638, the proteins below share one genomic window:
- a CDS encoding ribonuclease HII, which yields MNELRLFDNEYNCVIAGVDEAGRGPLAGPVVAAAVIIEDYFDELDGINDSKKLTEKKREKLYDIIREKCKVGVGIASENEIDKINILNATFLAMRRALEQVGGYDIVLVDGNHKIREYSGKQQEIIKGDGRSMSIAAASIIAKVYRDNIMKELALKYPDYRFEKHKGYGTKLHRELLLAHGACEIHRKSFLKKILGEYSE from the coding sequence ATGAATGAACTAAGACTATTTGACAATGAATATAACTGCGTAATCGCAGGTGTAGACGAAGCAGGAAGAGGGCCGCTTGCAGGACCTGTAGTTGCAGCAGCTGTGATAATAGAAGATTATTTTGATGAACTCGACGGAATAAATGATTCCAAAAAGTTAACAGAGAAAAAAAGAGAAAAACTTTATGATATAATAAGAGAAAAATGTAAAGTAGGAGTAGGAATAGCCAGTGAAAATGAAATAGACAAAATAAATATACTAAATGCTACATTTCTGGCAATGAGAAGAGCCTTGGAACAGGTAGGCGGTTATGATATAGTATTGGTAGACGGAAATCATAAAATAAGAGAGTATTCGGGAAAACAGCAGGAGATAATCAAAGGAGACGGAAGGTCAATGTCTATTGCAGCAGCATCAATAATAGCAAAGGTATACAGAGATAATATAATGAAAGAACTCGCTTTGAAATATCCTGATTACAGATTCGAAAAACATAAAGGATACGGAACCAAACTTCATCGTGAACTGCTTCTGGCACATGGTGCATGTGAAATACACAGAAAGAGTTTTCTGAAAAAAATACTGGGGGAGTATAGTGAATAA
- a CDS encoding YraN family protein, whose protein sequence is MNKREKGFKYENLAKNFLINNGLEFVRSNYYSEYGEIDLIFKERDALIFVEVKYRKNSDYGFAEESVTQAKLKKIINISLNYISETDWNGGCRYDLVAINGEEIIWVKNLV, encoded by the coding sequence GTGAATAAAAGGGAAAAAGGGTTTAAGTATGAAAATCTGGCAAAAAATTTTTTGATAAATAATGGTCTGGAATTTGTAAGAAGTAATTATTATTCCGAGTACGGCGAGATAGACCTTATTTTTAAAGAGAGAGATGCTTTGATTTTCGTAGAGGTAAAGTACAGAAAGAACAGTGACTACGGTTTTGCAGAAGAGAGTGTGACACAGGCTAAACTGAAAAAAATAATAAACATCTCTTTGAACTATATATCTGAAACTGACTGGAATGGTGGCTGCCGATATGATTTGGTAGCTATAAACGGGGAAGAGATTATTTGGGTGAAAAATCTTGTTTGA
- a CDS encoding KH domain-containing protein — MEIRDLEKTGYFGYLFFIKYDGTKFDSFDENKDMRSVKGEFKKLLSENNISYYKGVQQAGRTDKDVSAKENILYINTKQELNLSKFENNSDTIEIFDIKKTLPYLELPKLIEKRHYIYRYPADKIKNNISEINKRCTELSGKHDVSGFTTKKGKELKEKVRELTVYYENEELHFLGSSFMPQQVRIMSGYILNNKKQPLEGKYLTLEKMIFSQELEDMIIHKDNVINEINVEKIERNKEFIFFYVKKSKKGEVIGNKGKNIKKLREKYGKIIIKEL, encoded by the coding sequence ATGGAAATCAGAGATTTAGAAAAAACAGGATATTTCGGCTATTTATTTTTTATAAAATATGACGGGACAAAATTCGATTCTTTTGATGAAAATAAGGATATGAGAAGTGTAAAAGGAGAGTTTAAGAAACTCCTCTCAGAAAATAATATTTCTTATTACAAAGGAGTACAGCAGGCCGGGAGAACAGATAAAGACGTAAGCGCAAAAGAAAATATACTTTATATTAATACAAAACAGGAATTGAATTTATCAAAATTTGAAAATAATTCAGATACTATCGAAATTTTTGATATAAAAAAAACTCTTCCCTATCTGGAGCTGCCGAAGCTTATAGAAAAAAGGCATTACATATACAGATATCCAGCAGATAAAATAAAAAATAATATTTCAGAGATTAACAAAAGATGTACAGAACTTAGCGGGAAACATGATGTCAGCGGCTTTACCACAAAAAAAGGTAAAGAACTAAAAGAAAAAGTAAGAGAACTCACAGTATATTATGAAAATGAGGAACTTCACTTTTTGGGAAGCTCGTTTATGCCGCAGCAGGTGAGAATCATGAGCGGATATATACTTAATAATAAAAAACAGCCCCTTGAAGGCAAGTATCTGACATTGGAAAAAATGATATTTTCACAGGAACTTGAAGATATGATAATTCATAAAGATAATGTGATTAATGAAATAAATGTAGAAAAAATTGAAAGAAACAAAGAATTTATATTTTTCTATGTGAAAAAATCCAAAAAGGGTGAGGTCATAGGCAATAAAGGTAAAAATATAAAAAAACTCAGAGAAAAATATGGTAAAATAATCATAAAAGAACTATAG
- the alsC gene encoding D-allose ABC transporter permease yields MTKDFNNLWQKYGTFGILIIVAVIFGVSQPALFFSFNNITQIVLQSSVNILIACGVFFAILIAGIDLSVGSVIALTGMFTAKLLLAGFHPILAILIGGIIAGAAIGAINGALVNVTGLHPFIITLGTQSIFRGLALTISDANSIFGFTPSFTNTVAGKIPFFGFDIPVPALIAIGVALILSFITNKTKLGRNIYALGGNSQAAWFSGIDVKLHTLIVFIISGVCAGIAGVVSTARVGAAEPLAGVGFETFAIAAAIIGGTSFFGGKGKIFGVVMGGLIIGVISNGLNLLGVKPYYQQIVMGGLIILAVTVDRLFATKKKGA; encoded by the coding sequence ATGACAAAAGACTTTAATAACTTATGGCAGAAATACGGAACATTCGGAATATTGATTATTGTTGCCGTAATATTCGGGGTTAGCCAGCCTGCATTATTCTTTTCATTTAATAATATAACACAGATAGTATTACAGAGTTCTGTAAACATACTAATAGCATGCGGAGTATTTTTTGCAATATTAATAGCGGGAATTGATCTTTCTGTGGGATCTGTAATAGCACTTACGGGAATGTTTACTGCAAAGCTTCTGCTTGCAGGATTTCACCCGATACTGGCAATATTAATAGGTGGAATCATCGCCGGTGCAGCAATAGGAGCAATAAACGGGGCACTTGTAAACGTAACAGGATTACATCCATTTATTATAACACTTGGGACACAGTCTATATTCAGAGGACTTGCACTGACTATATCTGATGCGAACTCGATATTCGGATTTACTCCGTCATTTACAAATACAGTAGCAGGAAAAATACCGTTCTTTGGATTTGATATTCCTGTTCCGGCTTTGATAGCAATAGGAGTGGCTCTGATATTATCATTTATTACAAATAAAACAAAACTTGGAAGAAATATCTATGCACTTGGAGGAAACAGCCAGGCAGCATGGTTTTCAGGAATAGATGTAAAACTGCATACACTTATAGTGTTTATAATATCTGGTGTTTGTGCCGGAATAGCAGGAGTAGTTTCCACTGCAAGGGTAGGAGCGGCAGAACCTTTGGCAGGGGTAGGATTTGAAACATTTGCAATAGCTGCGGCAATAATAGGAGGAACAAGTTTTTTCGGAGGAAAAGGGAAAATATTCGGAGTAGTAATGGGAGGACTTATAATCGGAGTAATAAGCAACGGTTTGAATCTTCTTGGAGTAAAACCATATTACCAGCAGATAGTAATGGGTGGTTTAATAATATTAGCAGTTACAGTAGACAGATTGTTTGCAACAAAAAAGAAGGGAGCTTAA
- a CDS encoding RluA family pseudouridine synthase has product MEKIIFEISEEGKRLDSYIAERTELTRTRIQQLIKDGNISVNNKKSKSSYKVEKSDLIEIVVPDEKEIDLVPENIDIKILYEDSDMAVIDKEAGIVVHPSHGHESGTLVNAVMYHIKDLSGINGEIRPGIVHRLDKDTSGLLIIAKNDAAHLKLSEMFGNNGIRKTYVAILKGKINKDSGDLETLIGRDPKDRKKMAVVKTNGKTAVTHFQVLDKNEKFSLVKVNIKTGRTHQIRVHMKYLGYPVLGDKMYGRDNGMAKRQMLHACKLEFLHPVTQKAMKIVSELPEDFKEALKKTGLKAEFPEE; this is encoded by the coding sequence ATGGAAAAAATAATATTTGAAATATCAGAAGAAGGAAAAAGGCTTGATTCATATATAGCAGAAAGAACAGAGCTTACACGTACGAGAATTCAGCAGCTGATAAAAGACGGAAATATAAGTGTAAATAATAAGAAATCAAAATCTTCATATAAAGTAGAGAAGAGCGACCTGATAGAGATAGTTGTCCCTGACGAAAAAGAGATAGACTTAGTCCCTGAAAATATAGATATCAAAATCTTATATGAGGACAGCGATATGGCAGTTATTGACAAAGAGGCAGGGATAGTGGTTCATCCGTCACACGGACATGAATCGGGAACTCTTGTTAATGCAGTTATGTATCATATAAAGGATTTATCCGGAATAAACGGTGAGATAAGACCCGGAATAGTACACAGACTGGATAAAGACACAAGCGGTCTTTTGATTATTGCCAAAAATGATGCCGCACATTTGAAGCTTTCGGAAATGTTTGGTAATAACGGCATAAGAAAGACTTATGTGGCTATATTAAAAGGAAAAATAAATAAAGACAGCGGTGATTTAGAAACATTAATCGGCAGAGATCCAAAGGACAGGAAGAAAATGGCTGTGGTAAAAACAAACGGAAAAACAGCAGTAACACATTTTCAGGTTTTAGATAAAAATGAAAAATTTTCATTGGTAAAAGTAAATATAAAAACAGGAAGAACACATCAGATAAGAGTACATATGAAATATCTGGGCTATCCTGTTCTTGGTGATAAAATGTATGGAAGAGATAACGGAATGGCCAAAAGACAGATGCTGCATGCTTGTAAACTGGAATTCTTACATCCTGTAACACAAAAAGCAATGAAAATAGTATCAGAACTTCCGGAAGATTTTAAGGAAGCATTGAAAAAAACAGGTTTGAAGGCGGAGTTTCCAGAGGAATAA
- a CDS encoding ComF family protein, with product MKSLLWNFKKVFFKDTDLLNKRELKKIEISEETLKIFRLRGSLKQINNIYYFWNYDRDFKLLISKLKFRGQKDIARNIAALTKSGIKFVLEREKIDYIIPVPISAERKAERGFNQTEVLLDALKLQYLKIERIKNTKKMFKILEENKRNQNIKNSFFINDEINLSNKNILLFDDIVTTGATLREIKNEILKKYKVNKITVLTLAAAREIKVNKGEI from the coding sequence ATGAAAAGCCTGCTGTGGAATTTTAAGAAAGTATTCTTTAAGGATACAGATCTTCTGAATAAACGAGAACTGAAAAAAATCGAGATATCAGAGGAAACACTGAAAATATTCAGGCTAAGAGGAAGTTTGAAGCAAATAAACAATATTTATTATTTCTGGAATTATGACAGAGATTTTAAACTCCTTATTTCCAAGCTGAAATTCAGGGGACAGAAAGATATCGCACGGAATATAGCTGCTTTAACCAAAAGCGGAATAAAATTCGTTCTTGAAAGAGAGAAAATTGATTATATAATTCCCGTACCCATAAGCGCAGAAAGAAAGGCAGAAAGAGGATTTAACCAGACGGAAGTATTGCTGGATGCTCTAAAGCTGCAGTATTTGAAGATAGAGAGAATAAAAAATACAAAAAAGATGTTTAAGATTCTTGAGGAAAATAAAAGAAACCAAAATATCAAAAACAGCTTTTTTATAAATGATGAAATTAATTTAAGCAATAAGAATATATTGCTTTTTGATGATATAGTGACCACAGGAGCTACACTCAGAGAAATAAAAAATGAAATACTAAAAAAATATAAAGTAAATAAAATAACAGTGCTTACACTGGCGGCAGCCAGGGAAATAAAGGTTAATAAGGGAGAAATTTAG
- the alsA gene encoding D-allose ABC transporter ATP-binding protein AlsA, which translates to MENIEKLVEMKNITKKFSGVTALNNISFDVRRGEVHILLGENGAGKSTLMKILSGAYQPTSGSISLKGKDYDHLTPKDSYENGISIIYQELSVINELSVQENLFVGKLPTKRVLGVNLVDYKKMKEVAEVLTKKVGLHRDLNIFVEELSICEKQQLEIAKSLVSDADIIIMDEPTTSLTQEETDQLFAIIRQLKSEGKGIVYISHKLKELKEIGDRVTVLKDGTYVGTREVKDVEVKDLVSMMVGREIKSKYPSNNPDIDKTKTIFEAKNITRYDGKAKNVSFKLQQGEILGFAGLIGSGRSELMNAIFGADPLKEGKISLFGKELKPKSEYVSIKNGIAFVTENRRETGFFHNFDIKENISILPFIKSSKLGGIWGLVNGKMEKKYADDEKVKLNIKCSSINQNITELSGGNQQKVILGKWMAAESSLIIFDEPTKGIDVGSKSEIYTLMRKLSDEGKGVLMVSSELPELLAVCDRIAVFKNGEIAEILNADEATEEKIMYILTHEGDMKDDKRL; encoded by the coding sequence ATGGAAAATATTGAAAAACTGGTTGAAATGAAAAATATTACAAAAAAGTTTTCTGGTGTTACAGCTTTGAATAATATTTCCTTCGATGTAAGAAGAGGTGAGGTTCACATACTTCTGGGGGAAAATGGAGCAGGAAAATCAACACTTATGAAAATTTTGAGCGGAGCATATCAGCCAACATCAGGGAGCATCAGTTTAAAAGGAAAAGATTATGATCACCTGACACCAAAAGATTCATATGAAAACGGAATAAGCATTATTTACCAGGAATTAAGTGTAATTAATGAATTATCAGTACAGGAAAATCTGTTTGTAGGAAAACTTCCTACAAAGAGGGTCTTAGGTGTGAATCTTGTAGATTATAAAAAAATGAAGGAAGTAGCAGAAGTACTGACAAAGAAAGTAGGACTGCACAGAGATCTGAATATATTTGTGGAAGAATTGAGTATTTGCGAAAAGCAGCAGCTGGAAATAGCAAAATCACTTGTATCAGATGCAGATATTATAATTATGGATGAGCCTACTACTTCATTAACACAGGAAGAAACAGACCAGCTGTTTGCTATAATAAGACAGCTGAAATCAGAAGGAAAAGGAATAGTTTATATATCTCATAAACTAAAAGAGCTTAAAGAAATAGGAGACAGAGTTACAGTACTTAAAGACGGGACATATGTAGGAACAAGGGAAGTAAAAGATGTAGAAGTAAAAGACCTTGTATCTATGATGGTAGGAAGGGAAATAAAATCAAAATATCCTTCTAATAATCCTGATATTGACAAAACAAAAACTATTTTTGAAGCTAAAAATATAACAAGATATGACGGAAAAGCAAAGAATGTTTCTTTCAAATTACAGCAGGGAGAAATTCTGGGATTTGCAGGGCTTATAGGTTCTGGAAGAAGTGAACTTATGAATGCTATATTCGGTGCTGATCCGCTAAAAGAAGGAAAAATTTCTCTTTTCGGCAAAGAATTAAAACCAAAAAGCGAATATGTTTCTATAAAAAACGGTATAGCATTTGTTACGGAAAATAGACGTGAAACAGGATTTTTTCATAACTTTGACATAAAAGAAAATATATCAATTCTTCCTTTTATAAAAAGTTCAAAACTGGGAGGAATCTGGGGACTGGTAAATGGCAAAATGGAAAAGAAATATGCCGATGACGAAAAAGTGAAGCTGAATATAAAATGTTCTTCAATTAATCAGAATATTACAGAACTATCAGGTGGAAACCAGCAGAAAGTGATACTTGGTAAATGGATGGCAGCAGAATCATCGCTTATTATATTTGACGAACCTACTAAAGGAATAGATGTAGGAAGTAAGAGTGAAATATATACACTAATGAGAAAGCTGTCCGACGAGGGCAAAGGAGTATTGATGGTATCTTCGGAACTTCCGGAATTACTGGCGGTATGTGACAGGATAGCTGTTTTCAAAAATGGTGAAATAGCGGAAATTCTTAACGCAGATGAAGCTACTGAAGAAAAAATTATGTATATTTTAACACACGAAGGAGATATGAAAGATGACAAAAGACTTTAA
- a CDS encoding methylated-DNA--[protein]-cysteine S-methyltransferase: MNKYTGYIEVSAGMIKIVCSEEHVLSVSFSDTSKENDKGSKVLDEALKQMNEYFSGKRKTFDLPLYFEGTEFQKSVWNELRKIPYGITVSYKDIAEGINNEKAVRAVGNANNKNKIMIIVPCHRVIGKNGKLVGFAGGLDKKEFLLEHEKKFL, encoded by the coding sequence ATGAATAAATATACAGGATACATTGAGGTTTCCGCAGGAATGATAAAAATAGTCTGTAGTGAAGAACATGTGCTTTCAGTGAGTTTTTCAGATACATCCAAAGAAAATGACAAAGGATCAAAAGTTTTGGATGAAGCTTTGAAACAAATGAATGAGTATTTTTCCGGAAAAAGAAAAACATTTGATCTTCCTCTGTATTTTGAAGGAACAGAATTTCAGAAAAGTGTATGGAATGAATTAAGAAAAATACCATATGGTATCACAGTTTCATATAAGGATATAGCTGAAGGAATAAATAATGAAAAAGCTGTGCGTGCTGTAGGGAATGCAAATAATAAAAATAAAATAATGATAATAGTGCCGTGTCACCGTGTAATCGGAAAGAATGGGAAGCTCGTAGGTTTTGCAGGCGGACTTGACAAGAAAGAATTTTTACTGGAACATGAAAAGAAATTTTTGTAA
- a CDS encoding HD domain-containing protein, giving the protein MYIIRKAIEYFFPVIPGELCTEALSLLDDNEKKIFMKMAKYDRKHSLEVYKKVRENGILKNEILYKKLALLHDCGKGNTNVTIRVLHKINIKTSLKKHPDKGAEKLEKTDKELAVLIKNHHVKNYGRLMDEFQKLDDLS; this is encoded by the coding sequence ATGTATATCATAAGAAAAGCCATAGAATATTTTTTTCCTGTTATTCCGGGGGAGCTGTGCACAGAAGCACTGAGTCTTCTTGATGATAATGAAAAAAAGATATTTATGAAAATGGCCAAATATGACAGGAAACACTCTTTGGAAGTATATAAAAAAGTCAGAGAAAATGGTATACTTAAAAACGAGATTTTATATAAAAAACTGGCACTTTTACATGATTGCGGCAAGGGCAATACAAATGTGACAATAAGAGTTCTCCATAAAATTAATATAAAAACGAGTCTTAAAAAGCATCCTGACAAAGGTGCAGAAAAACTGGAAAAAACAGATAAGGAACTGGCAGTTTTAATAAAAAACCACCATGTAAAAAATTACGGCAGACTTATGGATGAATTTCAGAAACTGGATGATTTGAGTTAA
- a CDS encoding LacI family DNA-binding transcriptional regulator gives MNIKEKLSIKDIARKAGVSIATVSRVLNKNGRYSQETEEKILKIIEESGYRRNVNAKSLRTKKTQTLGVIVPDITNEFFAKIIQSVERNAMKYDYSVFVCNTDEDEAREQMQVKNLLEKFVDGIIYISGKTNSGEEVEGNIGIPVVYIDRYISASKMYVQSDNKEGGYLATKELLDAGCENIMIIKDFRQISSIISRYDGYKRALKEAGKSVDENLIYNVDHVNYEEAKKGVLEKIKSGIKFDGIFATNDWMALGAISALREKKIRIPEDVKIVGFDNMSISEITSPSITTIHQDSEKLGEYATEILMGIILKDEAEVKSISVPVKLIRRKSTENK, from the coding sequence ATGAATATAAAAGAAAAACTGTCCATTAAAGATATTGCCAGAAAAGCAGGAGTCTCTATTGCTACTGTATCACGTGTTCTTAATAAAAACGGAAGATATTCTCAGGAAACAGAGGAAAAAATTCTGAAAATAATAGAAGAAAGCGGTTACAGAAGGAATGTAAATGCAAAAAGCCTGAGAACAAAGAAAACACAGACATTAGGTGTAATAGTTCCGGACATCACCAATGAATTTTTTGCAAAGATAATTCAGTCTGTGGAAAGAAATGCAATGAAATATGATTATTCAGTGTTTGTATGCAATACAGATGAAGATGAGGCAAGAGAGCAGATGCAGGTGAAGAATCTGCTGGAAAAATTTGTGGATGGTATTATTTATATTTCAGGTAAAACAAACTCCGGGGAAGAAGTAGAAGGAAATATCGGAATCCCCGTAGTGTATATAGATCGTTATATTTCAGCTTCGAAGATGTATGTTCAGTCGGATAACAAAGAAGGAGGCTATCTGGCTACTAAGGAACTGCTTGACGCGGGATGTGAAAATATAATGATAATAAAAGACTTTAGACAGATATCATCGATTATAAGCCGTTATGACGGGTATAAGCGGGCTTTGAAGGAGGCCGGGAAATCTGTTGATGAAAATTTGATCTATAATGTGGATCATGTTAATTATGAAGAAGCCAAAAAAGGAGTTTTGGAGAAAATAAAAAGCGGGATAAAATTTGACGGTATTTTTGCCACGAATGACTGGATGGCTTTAGGGGCAATAAGTGCATTAAGGGAGAAAAAAATCAGGATTCCTGAAGATGTAAAAATAGTCGGTTTTGATAATATGTCAATAAGCGAAATTACATCACCTTCTATCACTACTATTCATCAGGATTCAGAAAAATTAGGCGAGTATGCTACAGAAATATTAATGGGAATAATATTGAAAGACGAGGCAGAGGTGAAGAGTATCAGTGTTCCCGTAAAATTAATTAGACGAAAGAGTACTGAAAATAAATAA
- a CDS encoding zinc ribbon domain-containing protein produces MIHVFNKCLKCNSEKYELKTIAFPTKATGEVKFSMDIYYLKICSDCGFTEMYSAKVFEKNEKPAVEF; encoded by the coding sequence ATGATACATGTATTTAATAAATGTTTAAAATGCAATTCTGAAAAATATGAGTTAAAAACTATTGCTTTTCCTACTAAAGCTACTGGAGAAGTAAAGTTTTCAATGGATATTTATTATCTGAAAATCTGCTCTGACTGTGGTTTTACAGAGATGTACTCAGCTAAGGTGTTTGAAAAGAATGAAAAGCCTGCTGTGGAATTTTAA
- a CDS encoding alpha amylase N-terminal ig-like domain-containing protein encodes MKKWLLLAAVFFAFSVSYGASSGEEVIPKISERRDNYIDKASISHEENVNYRVDNNETVRILLDVRNNDIEKVELIYGNNRAEMSSFGNYKGKEIFSVEVPNENFSYYFALTDGHAKYFYGKTQGENDSEIIPFTYQRSYDFTNMPEWAKTGTGYLIYIDTFRNGNYDNDAIFNEFGTNNFSAPTGTIRSGTPRRSLATANWNTNPAYKAFTVHPWTGNYEELDSWEENAGNQIKKYTRVYGGDLAGIIDKLDYLKELGINYLIISPPVYSFSNHKYDAIYMNHVDPTFGYLEQTGTNEGMDVKGTVSNTNGARELDLLVYNAQQDKNLLDETTDPKTWKWTNSDLLLAKLAREVHKRNMRIIIELSPDVTSNKFFANLNPKYNKWYRSKSDLRLDLNNPDAQNYVFNSLKKWILGPDETFKTYEDDDGIDGVRYVFYKNENKKALAEITKKLKEFKPEILVLGDQSRNFGDDIQMGLYDTGVDYNYVNEMIKYIVNSNSNYKIDNVEFASKMAEIYNQYSKQKFYGAEIYLDSLDTDRIYSGIINPNRVFDRNNSSSEYKEIRPDLYDGEAVRKLKMLVSIQMMLPASPVVYYGDEKGMWGSDYPRNRKPMLWEDLAPYDNESDDISKYMDRLRNMPEQVVINEVEKKIYYPVAVNQDIESFYRKILGIRQEYSDLIRNSDFKILEVSNDPKTQARVNEFISYYMSEEKRKAQTYQKKVIEVKRPDVDYISYELTNGKESLVIIINNSNDKYTIKALVPKLFGEYKDLMYDKKYYVSDRTIEITLKPKEVTILYSK; translated from the coding sequence ATGAAAAAATGGTTATTACTGGCGGCTGTATTTTTTGCATTTTCTGTATCTTACGGGGCGTCCTCTGGAGAAGAAGTAATTCCGAAGATCAGCGAAAGAAGAGATAATTATATAGATAAAGCCTCTATTTCCCACGAAGAAAATGTGAATTACAGGGTAGATAATAATGAAACTGTGAGAATCCTGCTGGATGTAAGAAATAATGACATAGAAAAAGTGGAACTCATTTACGGCAATAACAGGGCTGAAATGAGCAGTTTCGGGAATTATAAGGGTAAGGAGATATTTTCTGTAGAAGTACCTAATGAAAATTTTTCATATTATTTTGCACTGACAGATGGTCATGCGAAGTATTTTTACGGTAAAACACAAGGTGAAAATGATTCAGAAATTATTCCTTTTACATATCAAAGAAGTTATGATTTCACAAATATGCCTGAATGGGCAAAGACAGGTACAGGATATCTGATATATATAGATACTTTCAGAAATGGAAATTATGATAATGATGCTATTTTTAATGAATTCGGGACGAATAACTTTAGTGCACCCACAGGAACAATAAGATCTGGAACACCGCGTAGAAGTCTTGCCACTGCAAACTGGAATACAAATCCAGCCTATAAGGCGTTTACAGTTCATCCGTGGACAGGGAACTATGAAGAACTGGATTCATGGGAAGAAAACGCTGGGAATCAGATAAAAAAATATACAAGAGTATACGGCGGAGATCTGGCAGGTATCATAGATAAGCTTGATTATCTGAAAGAACTGGGAATAAACTATTTGATAATATCCCCGCCTGTTTATTCATTTTCAAATCATAAATATGATGCGATTTATATGAATCATGTGGATCCTACATTTGGTTATCTTGAACAGACAGGAACTAATGAAGGAATGGATGTCAAAGGAACAGTAAGCAATACAAACGGAGCAAGAGAGCTTGATCTGCTCGTGTATAACGCACAACAGGACAAGAATCTGCTTGATGAAACAACAGATCCCAAAACATGGAAATGGACGAATTCAGATTTATTGCTGGCAAAACTGGCAAGAGAAGTACATAAAAGAAACATGAGAATAATAATAGAGCTGTCTCCGGATGTCACTTCAAATAAATTTTTTGCGAACCTGAATCCGAAATATAATAAATGGTACAGAAGTAAGTCAGATTTGAGACTGGACTTAAATAATCCCGATGCTCAGAATTATGTGTTTAATTCTTTGAAGAAATGGATTTTAGGACCTGATGAAACATTTAAGACTTATGAAGATGATGACGGGATTGACGGAGTGAGATATGTTTTTTATAAAAATGAAAATAAAAAAGCACTTGCAGAGATCACGAAAAAACTGAAAGAGTTTAAGCCGGAAATACTTGTTTTGGGTGACCAAAGCAGAAATTTCGGCGATGATATACAAATGGGACTTTATGATACAGGAGTAGACTATAATTATGTTAATGAAATGATAAAATACATAGTAAATAGTAATTCTAATTATAAAATAGATAATGTAGAATTCGCATCCAAAATGGCTGAAATATATAACCAATATTCAAAACAAAAATTTTATGGGGCAGAAATCTATCTTGATTCATTGGATACAGACAGAATTTATTCTGGAATAATTAATCCGAACAGAGTATTTGACAGAAATAACAGCTCAAGTGAATACAAGGAAATAAGACCTGATTTATATGATGGTGAAGCTGTAAGAAAACTGAAAATGCTGGTTAGCATCCAGATGATGCTTCCTGCAAGTCCGGTGGTGTATTACGGTGATGAAAAAGGTATGTGGGGCTCTGATTATCCAAGAAACAGAAAACCGATGCTTTGGGAAGATCTGGCGCCGTATGACAACGAAAGTGATGACATTTCGAAATATATGGACAGACTGAGAAATATGCCTGAACAAGTTGTTATAAATGAAGTGGAAAAGAAAATATATTATCCTGTGGCAGTTAATCAGGATATAGAAAGCTTCTACCGCAAGATACTGGGAATAAGACAGGAATACAGCGATCTTATAAGAAATTCTGATTTCAAAATACTGGAAGTTTCTAATGACCCTAAAACACAGGCTCGTGTAAATGAGTTTATCTCATATTATATGTCAGAAGAAAAAAGAAAAGCACAGACATATCAAAAAAAGGTCATAGAAGTAAAAAGGCCTGATGTGGATTACATAAGTTATGAACTTACCAATGGTAAAGAATCACTTGTAATAATAATTAATAACAGTAACGACAAATATACAATAAAAGCTCTTGTACCGAAACTTTTCGGAGAATATAAGGATTTAATGTATGATAAAAAATATTATGTTTCTGACAGAACAATAGAAATTACATTGAAGCCGAAAGAAGTAACAATTTTATATTCAAAATAA